Proteins from one Cryptomeria japonica chromosome 4, Sugi_1.0, whole genome shotgun sequence genomic window:
- the LOC131074034 gene encoding LRR receptor-like serine/threonine-protein kinase EFR gives MKMKLACLLFFFMFVLPLSLSSPSNHSDEEALLAFKRSLSSDPQNFLLNWSPQHSFCNWTGVFCASRHQRVFSLNLTGMSLLGPISPFLGNLSFLRVLDLKANNFQGHIPPQLGRLFRLRILKLSRNRLEGSIPSALAGCHSLQQLILTFNHLTGSIPSDLGLLSHLENLWLGANQLTGTIPPSLGNISSLTFMDLGENKLHGGIPMELGDLTQLTILALDNNNLRGVITLALFNCTLLQNLSLYDNELSGNIPSEFGKLSVFQSLLLTRNQLTGEIPTSLFNCTQLYVLDLSYNHLIGKPPLEFGNLHQLQKLSLGVNHLVSGSNDLSLLTVLTNCSSLKNLELSFNYFTGILPSSISHLSSQLSVFHLSSNKIEGSIPIGISNLTMMEYLDLSDNHFNGTIPSSLSQLPRLERLYLEKNILYGSIPKELGQAKHVGVLSLSRNKLSGKIANSLGNLLQLRNLYLDHNQLSGKIPASLGRCRNLELIDLSHNKLRGNISPEIAGLQNLLFYFNISNNFLQGSLLEMSKMVMVQAIDVSVNNFSGEIPAALSSCKNLQYLNLSWNSFYGPIPASLTQLKNLEDIDLSSNKLTGEVPKGGVFAKINESSLMGNPSLCGKWINLQACSNSKQSHFSTSKKLIVPIVIGIAIFIISIAILIIFYKRRNQNTFDLNIWPRRILYEELEDATNRFNETNLLGVGSFGSVYKGILNNGTNIAVKVLNLQDENALKSFYKECNVLKRVRHRNVIKIISACSNPNFKALILPLMSNGSLEKWLYPEGVDDCRLNFSNRLQIAKEIAQGIAYLHHHCFVQVIHCDLKPNNVLFEHDMTPYIADFGITRLLFGTSIDSLTSTNALKGSIGYIAPEYGMGGNISTKGDVYSYGILLLEMLTRRKPTDDIFVEGMNLPKWVGIDFPNRITEVVDNSMLRDVNEPSLSMVLSCLTQCMQVGLACTRELPQQRPNMMEIANRLEDIERTFLGTRSFQLPMDISPFLETQSGLRNSRDENWSTSSS, from the exons atgaagatgaagttGGCTTGTCTTCTATTCTTCTTTATGTTTGTACTTCCTCTCTCCCTTTCTTCTCCTTCCAATCATTCTGACGAAGAAGCTCTCTTGGCTTTCAAGCGCTCTCTTTCTTCAGACCCCCAAAATTTCTTGCTCAATTGGTCTCCTCAGCACTCTTTCTGCAATTGGACTGGTGTTTTCTGTGCTTCTCGTCATCAAAGGGTATTTTCATTGAATCTCACTGGTATGTCTTTGTTGGGACCTATTTCTCCTTTCCTTggcaatctttcttttcttagagtACTTGATCTCAAAGCTAACAACTTCCAAGGTCATATTCCACCTCAATTGGGTAGGTTGTTTCGCCTTAGGATTCTTAAATTGTCCAGAAACAGATTGGAAGGTTCCATTCCCTCTGCTCTGGCGGGTTGTCATTCTTTGCAACAACTCATCCTAACCTTTAACCATCTTACGGGCAGCATTCCCTCCGATCTTGGTCTTCTTTCACATTTAGAGAACCTTTGGCTTGGAGCAAATCAATTGACAGGGACAATCCCACCTTCCTTAGGAAACATCTCCTCCTTAACCTTCATGGATTTGGGGGAGAACAAACTACATGGTGGTATTCCTATGGAATTAGGTGACCTTACTCAACTCACAATTCTTGCTCTTGACAACAATAACTTAAGAGGAGTGATTACCCTTGCCCTTTTCAACTGTACTCTTCTCCAAAACTTATCATTATATGATAATGAGTTAAGTGGCAACATTCCCTCGGAGTTTGGTAAACTTTCAGTGTTTCAATCTTTGTTATTAACAAGAAACCAACTTACTGGAGAAATCCCAACGTCCCTCTTTAATTGTACTCAACTATATGTGCTTGATTTATCTTATAACCATTTAATTGGCAAGCCACCGTTAGAGTTTGGTAATTTACATCAACTTCAAAAGCTTAGTTTGGGGGTAAATCATCTTGTGAGTGGTAGCAATGATTTATCTCTTCTTACAGTCTTGACTAATTGCTCCTCTTTAAAAAATCTAGAATTATCTTTTAATTATTTCACTGGTATTTTGCCCTCTTCTATTAGCCATCTATCAAGCCAACTATCTGTTTTTCATTTGTCTTCCAATAAAATTGAGGGAAGCATACCAATTGGCATTAGCAACCTTACAATGATGGAATACTTGGATTTATCTGACAATCATTTCAATGGAACTATTCCATCTTCACTTAGTCAACTTCCTAGGCTTGAAAGATTGTatctagaaaaaaatattttatatggaAGTATTCCAAAAGAATTAGGTCAAGCAAAACATGTGGGAGTATTATCATTGAGTAGAAACAAGCTTTCAGGGAAAATTGCAAATAGTCTAGGTAATCTTCTACAACTAAGGAATCTTTATCTTGACCATAATCAATTATCAGGAAAAATACCTGCCAGTTTAGGGAGATGTCGAAATTTGGAGCTCATCGACTTGTCTCACAACAAGCTAAGGGGAAACATATCCCCAGAAATAGCAGGTCTTCAaaatctcctattttatttcaatatttccAACAATTTCTTGCAAGGTTCTCTTTTAGAAATGAGCAAAATGGTGATGGTCCAAGCTATAGATGTGTCTGTCAACAACTTCTCAGGTGAAATTCCAGCTGCACTATCAAGTTGCAAAAACTTGCAATATTTGAATCTTTCATGGAATTCATTTTATGGCCCAATACCAGCATCACTTACACAACTCAAAAACCTTGAAGATATTGATTTGTCTTCAAATAAATTAACAGGTGAGGTTCCAAAAGGAGGAGTTTTTGCAAAAATTAATGAGTCATCACTGATGGGAAATCCTAGCCTTTGTGGTAAGTGGATCAATTTGCAAGCATGCTCCAATTCTAAGCAGAGTCATTTTTCTACCTCCAAAAAGTTGATAGTACCAATTGTGATTGGTATTGCAATATTTATCATATCTATTGCAATCCTgattattttctacaaaaggagaAATCAAAATACCTTTGATCTCAATATTTGGCCTAGAAGAATTCTATATGAAGAACTTGAAGATGCAACTAATCGGTTTAATGAAACCAATCTATTAGGAGTTGGTAGTTTTGGATCTGTTTATAAAGGGATTCTCAACAATGGTACAAATATTGCTGTTAAAGTTCTCAACTTACAAGATGAAAATGCTCTCAAAAGCTTTTACAAAGAATGCAATGTGTTAAAAAGAGTCAGACATCGCAATGTGATCAAAATTATTTCAGCTTGTTCCAACCCTAATTTTAAAGCACTTATTCTACCATTAATGTCAAATGGAAGTTTGGAGAAATGGCTATACCCTGAGGGAGTGGATGATTGTAGATTAAATTTTTCTAACAGGTTACAAATAGCAAAGGAGATAGCACAAGGAATTGCATATCTACATCACCATTGCTTTGTCCAAGTCATTCACTGTGACTTAAAACCAAATAATGTGTTGTTCGAGCATGATATGACTCCATATATAGCAGACTTTGGCATTACAAGACTCCTATTTGGAACTTCAATAGATTCATTGACTTCTACAAATGCACTCAAGGGATCTATAGGCTACATTGCACCAG AATATGGAATGGGTGGAAATATTTCCACAAAAGGAGATGTGTACAGCTATGGTATCCTACTTTTAGAGATGCTGACAAGGAGAAAACCTACAGATGACATATTTGTAGAAGGAATGAATCTACCAAAATGGGTAGGTATAGATTTTCCAAATAGAATCACAGAAGTGGTAGACAATAGCATGCTTAGAGATGTAAATGAACCTAGTTTATCAATGGTATTGTCATGCCTTACCCAATGCATGCAAGTAGGGTTGGCTTGTACAAGGGAGCTACCACAACAACGTCCAAATATGATGGAGATAGCTAATAGATTAGAAGATATAGAAAGGACATTTCTTGGTACTCGATCTTTTCAGTTGCCGATGGATATCTCACCTTTTCTTGAGACTCAAAGTGGTCTAAGAAATTCAAGAGATGAAAATTGGTCTACATCTTCATCTTAG